The Populus alba chromosome 13, ASM523922v2, whole genome shotgun sequence genome contains the following window.
GCGCTATCCAAATTGACCAATACAGACCTTTACAGAGGAGTGTAATAGCACGACGCTGAAATTTTCCATTAATCAATCCGGACCATTCCTGCAGATTTTGATTTGGGTCTTTGTGTAGACAACCTGAGCACCCGAACCATTTCAAGAAACGACCCCAAAGAGACCATGTTATAGGACACCAATGGAAAAGATGATTAATTGTCTCGGTTTCCTTGCAGCAGAATGGGCAGTGAGATTCCTCATAATTTATGATTCTCCTCTCAGCTAAAAAACTTCTTGTACTCAAACCTCCATGAAGAAGAAGCCAAATGAACACATCCACTTTTGGGGGGGCATAACCATTCCATAGCAGAGTAAGGGAGTGATTATTTTCAGTGACCGATAGACTATCAAAGAAGAGGCGACCTGATTGAGCTGAGTACATGCCAGAGCTGTGGAATTTCCATAACTTGCAGTCTGCACCATCTGAGAAAAGGAGACCACGCTGCACCTCTGCGATCAAGCTCTCCCTTTGGCAGATCTCACGAGGCCGAAGGGTTCTTCTCCAGGAAAGGTTTAAAGATGCATCTGTCAAATTGTATATATCTGCAAGGTTGGTGTTTTGCTGCAAGGAGAGGTTATAAAGTCTGGGGAATAAGAGTTGGAGATTGGTTGCAGAGCCGAGCCAAGAGTCAGTCCAAAACCGGATGTTCCTCCCGTCACCCACCTTGAACCCGACATTTGCATGTAAAAGATTGGCTATGTTTTGTGTTGAGAAGATTGCCGAAACAATGCCATGCCAAGTTGGAGATAAAGAACCTGCAAACTCAGGGATACCATTTATGAAGTGAGGTCGGTATTTTAGAAGAATGTGTTCTTGCCAGCCTCCTGCCACTCCATTGTCTAGATTCCATATCCATTTAAAGAGCAAAGCCAGATTTTTGTTGTGGATGGATCCCAACCCGAGACCACCAGAAGATTTATCCTTTATTACCTTATGCCAAGCCACCTTAAAAAGGCCATGAGAAGTTGAGCTTCCTTTCCAAAGGAAAGACCGGGTTAGAGAAGAGATGGCTTTAGTAACACCCTTTGGCATAGCAAAAACTGACATGTAAAACAGAGGAAGAGAGCTCAAGACTGATTTAATTAGACATAACCTTCCCGCCATGCTCAAAAAATTCCCTTTCCATGTGAGTAGCTTTGCTCTGATAGTGGACAACACTGGTTTCCAAGTAGAGATTCTGCTGGGATTGGCTCCAAGAGGTAGTCCAAGGTACCTAACCGGGAAAGTATCACTACGACAGAAGACTGAGTTCGCCAGGCTAGAGGTGTAGTCGTTGTCCAAGTTGATACCTATTAGTGAGCTTTTATAGAAGTTAACTTTCAGTCCGGAAATGATCTCAAACCAACGTAGAATCCTCTTGGCATGTAGAAGAGAGGGAAAATCATTTGGCAAGAAAATCAGAGAGTCGTCGGCATATTGCAAATGAGTTAAGTAATGACCTGGGGTAGTCTGTAAGCCTTTGAAGTAACCTGAAGCTGATGCCCTATTGAATAAAACTGTCAATCCCTCAACTGCAATGTCAAATAGGAATGGAGAGAGTGGGTCCCCTTGCCTGAGACCCCTCTCCAAACTAAATTCTCTACTAGGAGAACCGTTTATCAAGATGGCTAATTTTGAAGTGGATAAGCATTCGAATATCAGCTTCCTCCAGTGTGAGCCAAAACCCATGTATCCCATACTTGTGTCAATATGTTCCcataaaattgagtcaaaggCTTTATGGAAATCTACCTTCAATAAGAGACCATGCTTCTTCTTGCTACGCACACCATGGACAACCTCATTTGCTATCATGAACCCGTCTAGAATCTGACGCCCAGCAATAAATGCAGACTGGTTAACACTGATCACATCTGTCATGACATGACGAAGCCTAGTGGACAGTAGCTTTGCCACTATTTTGTATAGCCCGTGAATCAGGCTTATCGGACGAAAATGGGAGAATCTGCTCGGCTCCTTTGATTTCGGAATCAGAGTTACAAAAGAAGAGTTGATACCCTTTGGAAGTTTACCAGTtctgaaaaaacttttaaccaACATAAAAACCTCTGAGCTGATGATATTCCATACCtttttatagaaacaaaaggTGAAACCATCAGGGCCAGGGGCTTTGGAACCATCACAGTCCCACACAGCTTGCTTCACTTCTTCCATTGAAGGTGGTCTTTCTAGCCAAATTGATTTGGCTTCTGAAATTTTAGAGAACCCCGAACCTcccatttcaattcttttgCATGTTGGTTTGCGAAACAAGGATGAAAAGAAGTTGACAGCGCCttcttttatatcatttgagGAGACTAGATGACTACCCATTATGATCAATCTTACTAATGTAGTTGCGGCCCTTCCTTAGACTTGCTGATATGTGGAAAAAAACGAGTGTTCTTATCCCCCATTTTACACCAATTTTGACGAGATTTTTTGCCTCCACATATCTTCCACCCTTCTGTTAACTTCCCATTGCTCAGAATTCAGCCCCTGGAGCTTTGTTTTTTCGGTCTCCGATAAGAGACGCACTTCGCTTAAGTTCTCAAGCGTTGTGATGGAGTTCTGGATGTctgcaagttttaaattttgatcccCGAAAGTGGATTTATTCCATTGTCTCAGCTTTTTTCCCATGTTCCCCAACTTCTTAATCAAACTAAACTCACCTGGAAATTCCTTGCAGCTTTCAGACCAGAGGGCCTCAAAATCTGTTAAGAAAGAAGGGTGCGACAGCCAGCAATTTATGAAACGAAACGGCTTCCACCCCCAGTCTACCTCCGGGCTTTGGAGAATCAGCTGACAGTGATCGGACAGCCCTCTAGGGTAGCGGCAGAGAGATAGAGACGGGAACTGTAGATGAAAGTCCGGGGAAGCGAAAGCTCTGTCAATGCGGCTCATAGAACCACCCCTAAACCAAGTGAACCGATGCCCTTGCAAATTGAATTCAACCAGTTCACAGTCTGATATGAATTTGCGGAATGAAGTTGAACCTGAAGAATTGAGGTGACCACTACTTCTCTCATGAGCGTGTAAAGTTTCGTTGAAGTCGCCTAGCACCACCAATGGCAGTTCGAAAGCAAACTTAAGAGTGGTGATTTCTTCCCACATATTAGCACGGTCCTTCACTGAAGATGCAGCATATACACCAATTATCATACAAGTAAAGGAAGAGGGAATATGCGTGCCGCATAGGCTGATCCACTGCCCCCCAAATTCTACCGAGCTAACTTCAAAGACAGAGCTATCCCACATTGCTATAATCCCTCCTGATTTCCCTATAGATTCTAGAAAAGCCCATTTGACAGTTAGCTATTTCTTACGCGTCGATCTTCTTGTTTCTCCCTTTTCAATCGTTTCTTCAATGGCGCTTGCAAGAGTTGATGAAACCCTAACTGCAGTTAGCACCACTCTGGTTGATCCAGACAACAACACTGAACCCATGTTTCTTGTTCAAATCGTGTCGGAAAGTAGGAAAGAAACATGGGTTAGAGTCAGAGGACAATCACTAGCCATGCAAGTGGATGATAACCGGCCAACTGCTGCTGACCCAACTAGTTATTTGTTCCAAATCCCTTGTCAAGTTGTTGCCCAGCCCGCTTCATGCTTTCATTACATTGCCCACATGATTTCTTGCTCCGATTTTAGTGCTTCTTTATCCAACGATTTGGCCTCAAAGATTGCTGCCTTTTCTGACAATCTTGTGAGGGCCGGTTGTTTTGGATTCTTCGTGTTGGCTCATGTGGAGGTCGTGGAGGGAACTTTTCATGTCGTGGAGCCGATATTTGACACAGATCGACATGTAACCGTATCAACGGGTGCATCGGAGAGAGTGTTAAAGAAGTTGGAGAAGGAGACGTTTTACACGAAGCAGGGGCCGAGCAACGGTGATTCTTCTTCCGGTGGTACTTGTGTGGTTTGCTTGGAGGATTTTTCAAGTTCGGTGAAGCTATCAAAGTTACCCTGCTCTCATGTCTTTCACGAAAAATGCATCTTTCCTTGGCTGCTCAACTCCAAATGCTGCCCGCTTTGTAGAAGTCAAGTGGAATAGCAGACGATTAACTCTAAATtgacattaattaattagctgctagtcaattctttttgttttctggaGAATTATTCTATTCTTGATCTGTTGGTGTTGGAAAATTTattgttgatcaatttttttcagtaATGAGCTCTTTATTCAAGTATTGGTCTTCTATATGTGCAATTGTTCGTGAAAATCCAAGAACAAACAATTACTGTGTGTTCATTATCTACATTTACTCTTATTTTAGCTTTAGAAATGCCCAATGACATCAACTGAAGCCCTTTAAAACAACGTGAGCAAGGCCGTGACTGCCTCCGCCCCAATCGATTGTCCAAGCAatttctcctcttctttctgTTTCTTGATCTCTTCTGCGGCTTCAGCCAAGCAACGGAACAAGAAAAATCCTTCAAACGAAACTCATGGCGTGGTCACATATCAGAACTCTCTGATGAAATCCCCGAAAGAATCTTGCGCAAACTCCCAATTACAACTCTTATAGAATGCAGGTACGCTTGCAAGTCATGGAGAGATATCATTTCAGATTCTCATTTTGGTAAGCTTCAATTCTTAACAAGAGACCCCCAGTGCCCTTATCCTCTTGACAGAAAACAACGAAAACGTTCCTCCTTGTGTTGAATTTAAGGGAAAAACTTGCTACCTAACTGAGGCACCAAAAAATGTGTAAGTTTATAGTATCATCCCCTTTCCTTAACTAATCTAGCAGTTGATCATTTGCAATATATCTTGGAGTATATTGGAATTTGCAGTTTCAGTTTTTGTTCAGTGCTATAAGAAACCGATGCGACATTGTGACGTGCTTTCAGTTTACTACCGAAGGATCAAAGTGTCTGATTGGGTATATCACATGGGACTTCTTTACAGTCCTGTCTATGTTGCTGCCTTCTTTATAGCATGCAGGGGCTTGGCTACAACCGTTCCATATGTGACTTATTGTTGTCACTTCCCATATGTGTTATTGTACATCTGAACACGATAATGTTAGTCAATATATTAggtaatattaagatatttttctgCACAACATGTAATAACATTTGAACAAGATTGATGAGATCTTTGCAATTTACCACATGTGCACGTTTTGTTTGCCAGCTTAACTATTCATCAAACATTTTTGTTGACACTTGGTTTACAAGAAGGGTGAACCTGAAAAGTGCCAACATCAACattaaaatatactacaacatgATCTTTAGATCTAAGCATGTTGATGTTCAATTCCAGTTGAACAATAGAAGACCTTATTATCCCACATACAATGTAGTCATATGCATTTTCTCTTTGTGTAACAAAAATACACACTAATCCTATAAAATATCAattggactaaaatgaaaacatGCAAAACACATGCATCtttcaaaacatgattaaaagattcaaaaatatatgttgTCACATTGTCATATCGGTGACCCTCATCATAAGAAAAACCTATCTTTCTCTTGATTCATGCTCaagctatttttttctattgtggGTGACTATTGTCCATATCATCAAACCATACATCAAATTTATGCTTCTAATCTTCATAACTACATTTTAAGTACTTTTCAGTTGAAAAAATCTTTGGATTTGAGATTAAAGTTGCTTGCTAGATGTCTAATACAATATCATTTCATTCTTAATACCAGTGTGCCTGTTCGATATTATACAAATACCACCAAACATGCAAGAATTTGGtagttaccgacggaattatgGACGGAaaatgtccgtcggtaatttcgacctcaaattgccgacagaaatattccgtcggtaaatccgttgctattaagcgaatttctggtagtgtacCATCACAGTCACCTATAATGTGATGTTGAAGAATTTATAAGAACCATCTCAtatcatgttaaagaataatataaataatatcttgtgactttacctaacagcttaagctatcgGGTTAAGctgattctttgacatggtatcagagccttgatgaccaaacaATCACGAGTTTAAACCTCACcattctcatttatttgataaaaatcaagcacaaggtaatataAGTCTGTGTAAGTTTCATGCCCAAAGAGCCTTCACTCGAGatggtgtgttagagaataatataaatcatatcttggaccatcacctaacagcttaagtttttaggttgaattggttctttgacatgttgTCAGAGCTTTGATGACTAAGCAGTCACGAGTCTGAATttcatcatccccatttatttgataaaaattaagcacgaGGTAGTGTgaatctgtgcaagtttcaagcccaaagagttttcacttgaggggatgtgttagaagataatataaatcatatatcaggaccttacctaacagcttaagctattgggttcatatggttctttgacaatagCCTCGTCTCTTATAAAAACAACCATATCATCATCATCGACTTTGCCAACCCTATCAACCCCATACATAAGAGAATTTGGATCAGGAGGTTTCGAAGGACGCAATAGTATTTCAATGAGCAAGGTCCCCCCCCCCTCTCCATTTCTAAGCATTAAACTGAGGAAAAGCTTTTCTAAGATCCTTCTCCATAGTAGCATTTGGGAGGAACTATAGAATTGGGTTTTTATCCAAGACCAGCCAATTTAAGGTTACTAAACTTTTCATTGATAATGAATCTTTTATTTGGGAAGCTAAGGTACACATTATTAGAAAGTAAtgcaaaattgttattaaaatttcaCTACTAACTTAAgtcttaaattaataaaattaaatataagatcgTTATGACtaaatataagttttaaatttaaaaagttttgatttgaaaagatataaattatttttaaattttgttatttatattaactttttagattaatatatatatatatatatatatttttttttgcttgctgTTATATTCTTGGAATTGAGAACTAAAATAGACATGGACATGATGGACAGTTTTGATTACCTGTTCCAGATACCTGTCTAATTGATTGCAGATAATAGTAAACTTTTGAGAATGTAGATCCATGCGCCTCTCTGCTGCAAAATGATGGAAGTAATCGGTTttgtacttgttctacatttcTACCCATGCCTTGTATTCAgggtaatttttatttggttcggtttttatcaaaagaatataattaaaactgggttttttttttaaaaaaaaatcaaaaatcagtTCAAACTAACCAGTTTCGGTTATTTTGGGGGGAAAATTGGTTCAAATCGGTTTTCAGTTTAtgttcggtttttttcggtttcaagcttataaaaccaaaccgaaccagttggttttttaaaaattataattagtttaatctattttttactattaaaattattttttacttgaatatatatatatatatatatatattaaataatattttattattattttttaatataaatacatcaaaataattaaaaaataaaaaattcatttaaaaaaattaatttttttttgaaaatacaagATAGCCCCGAAGACAAATAAGCTATTCATCTTCAACAATTACCCGGGTAATGCCTAAAAACCCCAAACGAAACTGGTTTCTTTGTAAAATCACTAAGAAAGTAAAGAGCCAATTTTTTAGGCAATATCATGACctaaagaaatattttcaagaaacataCTCATAcccattaaatcaaattaattattttaatctttataaaacttgataaattaatctaatacCTTGCTTACCTAGAatctaatataaataagattttgttttaaaatattttttattaaaataatattattatttttaaaattatagcttAATTTGACCTATTAATTTGTAGATGAACTCAGCTAACCTATGATAAGAGGTCccgattattttttataaaatatgatgcTATGTCAGGATTTGAACATCAAGATATATTCCCACACGCACGCACGCGCACACACACATATAGCTCTTTCATGTAAAACATCCCTCCCTTCAACTTCTTTAACGCTAACTTTGATGCACCTCTTGATCAACAACATGATCTTcgtcatcaaaatcaaaatcaaaattggtaTGATCATCTCATCCAAGGGATTCAGCATCTCAACAAAATCTTCAAATATCACCACATGGGCCCACGTGTAAAACCCTAAACGACTAGCTGgtttctttgcaaaatcaataaaaaaagaaccagGTTTTGAGGCAATATCATGACATAAAAATACATCCTCATGATTATGCATGTCGGAGACCATGCCGGACTTGAAACTAGTGCGAGAATCAGTTGAGAAAACAAGTTGAGAGAAGGAACTAGGTAGGACTAGTGTAAATCgtgccttttatatatatatatatatatatataataaagataattttttaacaaaaaatatatgaaaaaatatatcaagatcacaactatttttttttataagaaatcaaaaccataatttataataaccattttaatattttgtatttgtggTAATCTAATTGTAgggtattaattttattttattcaaattaaaattatcataagaaattatattgttgacccaataaaatatttatattaaagttatagtaactaaatttaaaatatttactaaatatgacaatataaaaataactattttaaactcttacattgctaaaaaaatacttgtttataagagaaaaaaaaactacaaattagAAAAGAGCTCTCAGcctgttaattttaaattatctcTAGACTTGACTGCAGACTCCATTTTTTATGGTGCCAATAAGTCAACGCTACTGGATTTGACACTGGTACCGATTCTGCCGACACTATCCCACGGGTTGCCACTGCCTCAATGTCTAAACTAACAGTTTTTTTTCACCAAGTCTTGGACTATTCAACGTCTTAGAGGGATTATGGCCTTCCAAGCCAAGGGAGTCTAAGGTAATAACAGGTCTGTGATATCTTTAGATGTTTTGGCCTGCATACGCACTGCATTGATGTATTCAACAAGTCTACAGCCTTGATCGACAAATCTAGataatcttttgaattttatcatgATGGGATAAATCATTTTGCAATTGTTGGtgtcttatttatatttaaaaaacattagaagACTTGTAtaagaaaactataaaaaaaattctaattgtagagtattaattttagtttattcaaattaaaatcatcataaaaaatatattgttgatccaaaaaatatttatattaaagttataaatatttggtaaaataatatttattttataaaataatagtattaGTGAGAGAGGCTCATCACTAGCCCAGCTGAAAGAAGAAGGATAAAATCTGCTTCCTTATTATAACCGTAACGGCCATGAAAGACTTTCCTTTCATCCACGTTTCCTTTCCTTGTGTTAAAAGGATTCTCTGGCTAGGTTTCCTCTTCCATTCCGGATTAAAGAACACAGTTCTTTCGGTCTCTATCTATAAATTCAAGTCATAACAATACATGTGAAGTCTCTCAATCCATCCATCTATTTCTTACGCGTCGATCTTCTTGTTTCTCCCTTTTCAATCGTTTCTTCAATGGCGCTTGCAAGAGTTGATGAAACCCTAACTGCAGTTAGCACCACTCTGGTTGATCCAGACAACAACACTGAACCCATGTTTCTTGTTCAAATCGTGTCGGAAAGTAGGAAAGAAACATGGGTTAGAGTCAGAGGACAATCACTAGCCATGCAAGTGGATGATAACCGGCCAACTGCTGCTGACCCAACTAGTTATTTGTTCCAAATCCCTTGTCAAGTTGTTGCCCAGCCCGCTTCATGCTTTCATTACATTGCCCACATGATTTCTTGCTCCGATTTTAGTGCTTCTTTATCCAACGATTTGGCCTCAAAGATTGCTGCCTTTTCTGACAATCTTGTGAGGGCCGGTTGTTTTGGATTCTTCGTGTTGGCTCATGTGGAGGTCGTGGAGGGAACTTTTCATGTCGTGGAGCCGATATTTGACACAGATCGACATGTAACCGTATCAACGGGTGCATCGGAGAGAGTGTTAAAGAAGTTGGAGAAGGAGACGTTTTACACGAAGCAGGGGCCGAGCAACGGTGATTCTTCTTCCGGTGGTACTTGTGTGGTTTGCTTGGAGGATTTTTCAAGTTCGGTGAAGCTATCAAAGTTACCCTGCTCTCATGTCTTTCACGAAAAATGCATCTTTCCTTGGCTGCTCAACTCCAAATGCTGCCCGCTTTGTAGAAGTCAAGTGGAATAGCAGACGATTAACTCTAAATtgacattaattaattagctgctagtcaattctttttgttttctggaGAATTATTTCTATTCTTGATCTGTTGGTGTTGGAAAATTTattgttgatcaatttttttcagtaATGAGCTCTTTATTCAAGTATTGGTCTTCTATATGTGCAATTGTTCGTGAAAATCCAAGAACAAACAATTACTGTGTGTTCATTATCTACATTTACTCTTATTTTAGCTTTAGAAATGCCCAATGACATCAACTGAAGCCCTTTAAAACAACGTGAGCAAGGCCGTGACTGCCTCCGCCCCAATCGATTGTCCAAGCAatttctcctcttctttctgTTTCTTGATCTCTTCTGCGGCTTCAGCCAAGCAACGGAACAAGAAAAATCCTTCAAACGAAACTCATGGCGTGGTCACATATCAGAACTCTCTGATGAAATCCCCGAAAGAATCTTGCGCAAACTCCCAATTACAACTCTTATAGAATGCAGGTACGCTTGCAAGTCATGGAGAGATATCATTTCAGATTCTCATTTTGGTAAGCTTCAATTCTTAACAAGAGACCCCCAGTGCCCTTATCCTCTTGACAGAAAACAACGAAAAACGTTCCTCCTTGTGTTGAATTTAAGGGAAAAACTTGCTACCTAACTGAGGCACCAAAAAAATGTGTAAGTTTATAGTATCATCCCCTTTCCTTAACTAATCTAGCAGTTGATCATTTGCAATATATCTTGGAGTATATTGGAATTTGCAGTTTCAGTTTTTGTTCAGTGCTATAAGAAACCGATGCGACATTGTGACGTGCTTTCAGTTTACTACCGAAGGATCAAAGTGTCTGATTGGGTATATCACATGGGACTTCTTTACAGTCCTGTCTATGTTGCTGCCTTCTTTATAGCATGCAGGGGCTTGGCTACAACCGTTCCATATGTGACTTATTGTTGTCACTTCCCATATGTGTTTATTGTACATCTGAACACGATAATGTTAGTCAATATATTTggtaatattaagatatttttctgCACAACATGTAATAACATTTGAACAAGATTGATGAGATCTTTGCAATTTACCACATGTGCACGTTTTGTTTGCCAGCTTAACTAttcatcaaacatttttttttgacacTTGGTTTACAAGAAGGGGTGAACCTGAAAAGTGCCAACATCAACATTAAAATATACTACAAACATGATCTTTAGATCTAAGCATGTTGATGTTCAATTCCAGTTGAACAATAGAAGACCTTATTATCCCACATACAATGTAGTCATATTGCATTTTCTCTTTTGTGTAACAAAATACACACTAATCCTATAAAA
Protein-coding sequences here:
- the LOC140954417 gene encoding uncharacterized protein, whose amino-acid sequence is MGSHLVSSNDIKEGAVNFFSSLFRKPTCKRIEMGGSGFSKISEAKSIWLERPPSMEEVKQAVWDCDGSKAPGPDGFTFCFYKKVWNIISSEVFMLVKSFFRTGKLPKGINSSFVTLIPKSKEPSRFSHFRPISLIHGLYKIVAKLLSTRLRHVMTDVISVNQSAFIAGRQILDGFMIANEVVHGVRSKKKHGLLLKVDFHKAFDSILWEHIDTSMGYMGFGSHWRKLIFECLSTSKLAILINGSPSREFSLERGLRQGDPLSPFLFDIAVEGLTVLFNRASASGYFKGLQTTPGHYLTHLQYADDSLIFLPNDFPSLLHAKRILRWFEIISGLKVNFYKSSLIGINLDNDYTSSLANSVFCRSDTFPVRYLGLPLGANPSRISTWKPVLSTIRAKLLTWKGNFLSMAGRLCLIKSVLSSLPLFYMSVFAMPKGVTKAISSLTRSFLWKGSSTSHGLFKVAWHKVIKDKSSGGLGLGSIHNKNLALLFKWIWNLDNGVAGGWQEHILLKYRPHFINGIPEFAGSLSPTWHGIVSAIFSTQNIANLLHANVGFKVGDGRNIRFWTDSWLGSATNLQLLFPRLYNLSLQQNTNLADIYNLTDASLNLSWRRTLRPREICQRESLIAEVQRGLLFSDGADCKLWKFHSSGMYSAQSGRLFFDSLSVTENNHSLTLLWNGYAPPKVDVFIWLLLHGGLSTRSFLAERRIINYEESHCPFCCKETETINHLFHWCPITWSLWGRFLKWFGCSGCLHKDPNQNLQEWSGLINGKFQRRAITLLCKGLYWSIWIARNRLIFESKAPDWDMIFDLTFHHLAFWLKSSVTNFSYTGSDLFRNPESNRQQIKPKPLSSAAPSSPLNSSASTQINPQLRRFLLKTIAASPAWTRGFSSPLVASSSPRSSPAQPHRQTSSPPSSQRLHRTQTTAAGPSAVATNRSGDQTSSPHRTAQRRRPFSVVPLHCRLKTEKEKPDRTRKSKTEADLKENRGRSGKQKK
- the LOC140954418 gene encoding uncharacterized protein, with translation MALARVDETLTAVSTTLVDPDNNTEPMFLVQIVSESRKETWVRVRGQSLAMQVDDNRPTAADPTSYLFQIPCQVVAQPASCFHYIAHMISCSDFSASLSNDLASKIAAFSDNLVRAGCFGFFVLAHVEVVEGTFHVVEPIFDTDRHVTVSTGASERVLKKLEKETFYTKQGPSNGDSSSGGTCVVCLEDFSSSVKLSKLPCSHVFHEKCIFPWLLNSKCCPLCRSQVE